Proteins from a genomic interval of Trifolium pratense cultivar HEN17-A07 linkage group LG6, ARS_RC_1.1, whole genome shotgun sequence:
- the LOC123889600 gene encoding common plant regulatory factor 1: protein MGTSEEEKSTKTEKPSSPLTADQTNNQANIHVYPDWAAMQAYYGPRVAMPPYYNSPVPSGHTPHPYMWGPPQPMMPPYGHPYAAMYPHGGVYTHPAVPIGTHPHSQGISSSPVTGTPLSIETPPKSSGNTDQGLMKKLKGFDGLAMSIGNGHAESAEPGAESKLSQSVDTDGSSDGSDSNTSGANQTRRKRSREGTPTTDDGEGKTHTQGSQASKEIATSNKMMAVGPVVSSAMTTALELKNPSSVKSKTNPTSAPQPSAVLPPEAWMQNERELKRERRKQSNRESARRSRLRKQAEAEELARKVESLNAESASLKSEINRLAESSEKLRMENAALKEKFKIAQLGQPKEIILSSIDSQRITPVSTENLLSRVNNNSGSNDRAMEDENSYCDNKPNSGAKLHQLLDTSPRADAVAAG from the exons ATGGGAACCAGTGAGGAAGAGAAATCTACCAAGACTGAAAAGCCTTCTTCACCTTTAACAGCG GATCAGACCAATAACCAGGCAAATATTCATGTCTATCCTGATTGGGCAGCCATGCAG GCATATTATGGGCCAAGAGTTGCCATGCCACCATACTACAATTCACCTGTGCCTTCTGGTCACACTCCTCACCCATATATGTGGGGGCCACCACAG CCTATGATGCCACCTTATGGACATCCTTATGCAGCAATGTATCCACATGGAGGGGTTTATACTCACCCTGCAGTTCCTATT GGGACACATCCACATAGTCAAGGAATTTCATCTTCACCTGTT ACTGGAACTCCTTTAAGCATAGAGACACCTCCCAAATCATCTGGAAATACCGATCAGGGTTTGATGAAGAAATTGAAAGGGTTCGATGGCCTTGCAATGTCAATAGGCAATGGCCATGCTGAGAGTGCAGAGCCTGGAGCTGAAAGCAAGCTGTCACAGAG CGTGGATACTGACGGTTCAAGTGATGGAAGTGACAGCAACACTTCAGGG GCTAATCAaacaagaaggaaaagaagccGTGAGGGAACACCAACCACTG ATGATGGAGAAGGCAAAACTCATACACAAGGTAGTCAAGCTTCCAAAGAAATTGCAACTTCTAATAAGATGATGGCAGTTGGACCGGTAGTTTCTTCAGCGATGACCACTGCACTGGAGCTGAAAAATCCTTCCAGTgttaaatctaaaacaaatcCAACAAGTGCCCCACAACCTTCTGCTGTGTTGCCTCCAGAGGCTTGGATGCAG AATGAGCGTGAACTGAAACGTGAGAGGAGGAAACAATCAAATCGTGAATCTGCTAGGAGGTCAAGACTAAGAAAGCAG GCTGAGGCCGAAGAACTGGCACGAAAAGTTGAATCCTTGAATGCTGAGAGTGCGTCACTTAAATCAGAAATAAATCGACTTGCTGAGAGTTCTGAAAAACTGAGGATGGAAAATGCTGCATTGAAG gaaaaattcaaaattgctCAACTAGGACAACCAAAAGAGATTATTTTAAGCAGCATTGACAGCCAGAGGATTACACCTGTAAGTACAGAAAACTTATTATCAAGAGTTAATAACAATTCAGGTTCTAATGATAGAGCCATGGAGGATGAGAATAGTTATTGTGACAACAAACCAAACTCTGGTGCAAAGCTGCATCAACTACTAGATACAAGTCCTAGAGCTGATGCTGTAGCTGCTGGTTGA
- the LOC123889601 gene encoding GDSL esterase/lipase At4g01130 codes for MSSKTFMNMLLFIFTFVLPCLVGLSNGECDFEAIFNFGDSNSDTGGFYAAFPAETGPYGMTYFNKPAGRASDGRLVIDFIAQAIGIPFLSPYLQSIGSDYRHGANYATLASTVLLPNTSLFVSGISPFSLAIQLNQMKQFAKQVKEADQQDTKLPSPDIFGKSLYTFYIGQNDFTSKLADIGTGGVQEFLPQVVSQIASTIKELYNLGGRTFLVLNLAPVGCYPSFLVELPHNSSDLDEFGCMVSYNNAVGDYNNMLKESLKQTRESLSDASVVYVDTSSFLLELFQHPTSHGLEYGTKACCGYGGGEYNFDPRVYCGNTKEIDGKRVTATACDEPYKYVSWDGIHATEAANKLITYAILNGTYSDPPFPFQQHCDIQPIG; via the exons ATGAGCTCAAAGACATttatgaatatgttgttgttcATTTTCACGTTTGTGTTGCCTTGTTTGGTTGGTTTGAGTAATGGTGAGTGTGATTTCGAGGCTATTTTCAACTTTGGGGATTCAAATTCAGATACTGGTGGATTTTATGCAGCTTTTCCTGCTGAAACTGGACCTTATGGAATGACTTATTTCAATAAGCCAGCTGGTCGTGCTTCAGATGGCAGATTAGTTATTGATTTCATTG CTCAAGCTATTGGAATTCCATTTTTGAGTCCATATCTGCAATCAATAGGATCTGATTATCGACATGGGGCCAACTATGCTACATTGGCATCCACTGTGCTTCTTCCTAATACCTCTTTGTTTGTCTCTGGGATCAGCCCTTTCTCTCTTGCTATTCAGCTCAACCAAATGAAACAATTTGCAAAACAAGTCAAAGAAGCCGATCAACAAG ATACCAAACTTCCTTCACCAGATATATTTGGAAAATCTCTGTATACATTCTATATCGGCCAAAATGATTTCACTTCCAAGTTAGCAGACATTGGCACAGGTGGAGTACAAGAGTTTCTCCCTCAAGTTGTTTCACAAATCGCTTCTACCATTAAA GAGCTGTATAATCTTGGTGGAAGAACATTTTTGGTGCTTAATCTTGCACCAGTAGGGTGTTACCCTTCATTCTTAGTAGAGCTTCCTCATAATAGTTCAGACCTTGATGAATTTGGATGCATGGTTTCTTACAACAATGCTGTAGGTGATTATAACAACATGTTGAAAGAGTCATTGAAACAAACCAGAGAAAGTCTCTCAGATGCTTCTGTCGTATATGTCGATACCTCTAGTTTTCTGTTGGAGCTTTTTCAGCATCCTACTTCTCATG GTCTTGAATATGGTACAAAGGCATGTTGTGGATATGGAGGGGGTGAGTACAACTTTGATCCTAGAGTATACTGTGGAAATACAAAGGAGATAGATGGAAAAAGAGTGACAGCAACAGCATGTGATGAGCCTTACAAGTATGTGAGTTGGGATGGGATACATGCAACAGAAGCTGCAAACAAGCTTATAACTTATGCTATTCTTAATGGAACTTATTCTGATCCTCCTTTTCCATTTCAACAACATTGTGATATTCAACCTATAGGTTGA
- the LOC123889602 gene encoding protein CURVATURE THYLAKOID 1A, chloroplastic codes for MAVAASTSTVLVPRLLTTTTNVTRCSALPYLPPRLSTTPSSSSSSLFLKHSISESRKFSLLQTRASSSDEPSTSLDTDELFSDLKAKWDAVENKSTVLVYGGGALVAVWLSSILVGAINSVPLLPKIMELVGLGYTGWFVYRYLLFKSSRKELATDIDALKKKIAGTE; via the exons ATGGCGGTGGCAGCAAGCACAAGCACAGTGTTAGTCCCTCGTCTACTTACAACAACCACCAACGTTACTCGTTGCTCTGCTTTGCCATATCTTCCTCCTCGTCTCTCCAccactccttcttcttcttcttcttccctttTCCTTAAACACTCTATTTCAG AGTCGCGGAAGTTTTCTCTACTTCAGACTAGAGCTTCTTCTTCAGATGAACCATCTACTTCTCTCGATACCGATGAATTGTTTTCAGATTTGAAGGCGAAG TGGGATGCTGTTGAAAACAAGTCCACCGTCCTTGTATATGGTGGTGGTGCATTAGTTGCTGTTTGGTTATCTTCAATTCTTGTTGGTGCCATCAACTCAGTCCCCTTG CTTCCAAAGATTATGGAATTGGTAGGATTAGGGTACACTGGCTGGTTTGTCTACCGGTACCTTCTGTTCAAG TCTAGCAGAAAGGAACTAGCTACGGATATTGATgcgctgaaaaagaaaattgccGGAACTGAATAG